One region of Rhodophyticola sp. CCM32 genomic DNA includes:
- a CDS encoding TRAP transporter large permease, which yields MLFGLDGVEIGLIIVFLCLFGGIMTGFPVAFAIGGSAVISFGIIAALDSAGILTHHAIDQGSPEYAALVAEGVVRESISLFRYPDLPRIEEHLFPGGWETALDRNLGFIVNRMNERVIAGQSIETLLAVLMFVMMGITLERSKIANDLLTTMARVFGPLPGGLAVSIVLVGAFLAASTGIVGATVVTMGLLALPTMLRNNYSPELATGVIAASGTLGQIIPPSIVIVLLGTLAGDLYATGQETRAQLAGCRDALSYLGEPAVLSVGTLFQAALLPGVFLAFLYGAYAFGFALLNPSKAPAVQMGTTAGEVVTRNEALTWFLAAPVLMIGAVILGAGSGLVGSQSIHISSYSDSGETASLRTNVPEQCQIAMIELHGQEAWDAALAEQAAIDAAGGVEQAHERSAEELLAAREAALEATAPIGSGVATIFVILALVLSTARGISPSSAPAPLLIGGLGVVLAFLFDILFIGPLTGAGASFMILAVPFALTLYGCAAGMKRLARNDLLRVVFPPLVLIVAVLGSILGGITNPTPAAALGAAGAIMLAAYRKLREENTSPRIILMASFALVIMILIGVNFDLRVTRSDVAAEDWLAYLAAQGCYHFAFFGLLYACWILFRKGVLTPVVRETAKVTSMVFTILIGSQLLNLVVISFGGEHYIQDFLRSFDNELAVFLIVMLVLFILGFVLDFLEIIYIVIPIVGPVIYGGTMDPKWVTIMIAVNLQTSFLTPPFGFALFYLRGVAPRSVTTGHIYRGVIPFVLIQVLGLAILWFFPGIVTIVPELLPSN from the coding sequence ATGTTATTCGGACTTGATGGCGTCGAAATCGGTTTGATCATCGTCTTCCTGTGTCTGTTCGGGGGGATCATGACCGGGTTTCCGGTGGCCTTTGCCATCGGCGGCTCGGCGGTGATCTCTTTTGGTATCATTGCCGCGCTCGACAGTGCCGGTATCCTGACCCATCACGCGATTGATCAGGGGTCACCGGAATATGCGGCACTTGTGGCCGAAGGGGTGGTGCGCGAAAGCATATCGCTGTTCCGATACCCCGATCTGCCCCGGATCGAGGAACATCTGTTCCCCGGTGGCTGGGAAACCGCGCTGGACCGGAATCTGGGCTTTATCGTCAACCGGATGAATGAACGGGTGATCGCGGGCCAGTCGATCGAGACGCTGCTGGCGGTGCTGATGTTCGTGATGATGGGCATCACGCTGGAACGCTCGAAAATTGCCAATGATCTGCTGACCACCATGGCCCGGGTCTTTGGCCCGCTGCCGGGCGGGCTGGCGGTGTCGATTGTTCTGGTGGGCGCGTTTCTTGCCGCCTCGACCGGGATTGTCGGGGCAACCGTGGTGACCATGGGGCTTCTGGCGCTGCCGACGATGCTGCGCAACAATTACTCGCCGGAACTGGCGACCGGGGTGATTGCCGCCTCAGGCACATTGGGGCAGATCATTCCGCCGTCGATCGTGATCGTGCTTCTGGGCACGCTTGCGGGCGATCTTTATGCCACGGGGCAGGAAACCCGGGCGCAACTGGCCGGGTGCCGGGATGCGTTGAGCTATCTGGGCGAACCTGCGGTTCTGTCGGTGGGCACGCTGTTTCAGGCGGCCCTGCTGCCCGGCGTGTTCCTGGCTTTTCTGTACGGGGCCTATGCTTTTGGTTTCGCGCTGCTGAACCCGTCAAAAGCACCCGCGGTCCAGATGGGCACCACGGCGGGAGAGGTGGTGACCCGGAACGAGGCGCTGACCTGGTTTCTGGCCGCGCCCGTGTTGATGATCGGGGCGGTCATTCTTGGGGCCGGGTCCGGGCTGGTGGGCAGCCAGTCCATCCATATCTCAAGCTACAGCGATTCAGGGGAAACCGCATCGCTGCGCACCAATGTGCCCGAGCAATGCCAGATCGCCATGATCGAACTGCACGGGCAGGAGGCCTGGGACGCAGCCCTGGCCGAACAGGCCGCGATCGATGCCGCCGGCGGGGTGGAACAGGCCCATGAACGCAGCGCCGAGGAATTGCTTGCCGCACGCGAAGCCGCGCTTGAGGCCACAGCCCCCATCGGGTCGGGCGTGGCCACGATCTTTGTGATCCTGGCGCTGGTTCTCAGCACCGCGCGGGGGATCTCGCCCTCTTCGGCCCCTGCGCCCTTGCTGATCGGCGGGCTGGGTGTGGTGCTGGCCTTCCTGTTCGACATCCTGTTCATCGGCCCGCTGACCGGGGCCGGGGCCAGTTTCATGATCCTGGCCGTGCCCTTTGCGCTGACCCTTTATGGCTGCGCAGCGGGGATGAAACGGCTGGCCAGGAATGACCTGCTGCGCGTGGTCTTCCCGCCGCTGGTTCTGATCGTGGCGGTTCTGGGCTCGATCCTGGGGGGCATCACCAACCCGACACCGGCTGCCGCCCTTGGGGCCGCAGGCGCGATCATGCTGGCGGCCTATCGCAAGCTGCGTGAAGAAAACACCTCCCCCCGGATCATCCTGATGGCCAGTTTCGCCCTGGTGATCATGATTCTGATCGGGGTGAATTTCGACTTGCGGGTGACGAGGTCAGACGTGGCGGCCGAGGATTGGCTGGCCTATCTGGCGGCGCAGGGCTGTTATCACTTCGCGTTTTTCGGGCTGCTTTATGCCTGCTGGATTCTGTTCCGCAAAGGCGTGCTGACGCCGGTGGTGCGGGAAACCGCGAAAGTCACCTCGATGGTGTTCACCATTCTGATCGGGTCGCAGCTTCTGAACCTTGTGGTGATCTCGTTCGGCGGGGAACATTACATTCAGGATTTCCTGCGCAGTTTCGACAATGAGCTGGCGGTGTTCCTGATCGTGATGCTGGTTTTGTTCATCCTTGGCTTCGTGCTGGATTTTCTGGAGATCATCTACATCGTGATCCCGATTGTGGGCCCGGTGATCTATGGCGGCACGATGGACCCGAAATGGGTGACGATCATGATTGCGGTGAACCTGCAAACCTCGTTCCTGACGCCGCCTTTCGGCTTTGCGCTGTTCTATCTCAGGGGGGTTGCGCCCAGATCGGTGACCACCGGGCATATCTATCGCGGGGTGATCCCGTTTGTGCTGATCCAGGTTCTGGGTCTGGCGATCCTGTGGTTCTTCCCCGGGATTGTGACCATCGTGCCTGAATTGCTGCCCAGCAACTGA
- a CDS encoding TRAP transporter small permease subunit produces the protein MEEDVAASGTGFFAALSTLADGVVWFVQNILMAFYNFFYALTHPQSWLFWGDGAALARFIYYGGSVEFFFVVFTLFLVITALGMAWKRQILWGGVIGLEFMANWVGRFFAWAGLIMVIQQVIIVFSQRIFAQASLTFGFGTPVQHDISWWSEELKLYNAMIVCLCVTYTFVQGGHVRVDLVYAAVSHRSKRVIDMLGSLFFMMPAIVLTWLFAWYFMWRHLVNPPPSASTPLDRLLTQGDRGVLRWSVETTGFSPNGFSAYFLFKVLLVLFCAMVFLQAVAFFWRSYLEWLEGEESVGKYIDKDKLGDTEAELAAEIH, from the coding sequence ATGGAGGAAGACGTCGCGGCATCCGGGACTGGCTTTTTCGCAGCCCTCTCAACGCTTGCCGATGGTGTGGTCTGGTTCGTGCAGAACATATTGATGGCGTTCTACAATTTCTTTTACGCCCTGACCCATCCGCAGAGCTGGCTGTTCTGGGGCGATGGCGCGGCGCTGGCGCGGTTCATCTATTATGGCGGGTCGGTCGAATTCTTCTTTGTGGTCTTCACCCTATTTCTGGTGATCACCGCCCTTGGTATGGCCTGGAAACGGCAAATCCTCTGGGGCGGCGTGATCGGGCTGGAATTCATGGCCAACTGGGTTGGCCGTTTTTTTGCCTGGGCGGGTCTGATCATGGTGATCCAGCAGGTGATCATTGTCTTCAGCCAACGGATTTTCGCGCAGGCCTCGCTGACCTTCGGGTTCGGCACGCCGGTGCAGCATGACATCAGCTGGTGGTCGGAAGAGCTGAAACTCTACAATGCGATGATCGTCTGTCTTTGCGTGACCTACACATTCGTGCAGGGCGGGCATGTGCGGGTCGATCTGGTCTATGCGGCGGTATCCCATCGCAGCAAACGCGTGATCGACATGCTTGGATCGCTGTTTTTCATGATGCCCGCGATTGTGCTGACCTGGCTCTTTGCCTGGTATTTCATGTGGCGCCATCTGGTGAACCCGCCGCCCTCGGCCTCGACACCGCTGGACCGGCTGTTGACCCAAGGGGATCGGGGCGTTCTGCGATGGAGCGTCGAGACCACCGGTTTTTCGCCCAACGGGTTCAGCGCCTATTTTCTGTTCAAGGTTCTGCTGGTGCTGTTCTGCGCCATGGTGTTCCTGCAGGCGGTGGCGTTCTTCTGGCGCTCTTACCTCGAATGGCTCGAAGGGGAAGAAAGCGTCGGCAAATATATCGACAAAGACAAACTTGGGGATACGGAGGCCGAACTGGCCGCCGAGATCCATTAA
- a CDS encoding TRAP transporter substrate-binding protein, with product MDRRSFLRTSALGGAAAASTTLAAPAYAQGNRTLTMVTTWGRGLAGVHDAAQHIADSITAMTDGQLTIDLKAAGELVGAFEVFDAVTSGQADMYHGADYYWVNQHPAYAFYTAVPFGMTAQELANWYYHMGGHELHNELNEIFGLKGFLGGNTGAQAGGWFRSEINSPEDFQGLRFRMPGLGGQALGRLGASVQNLPGGEVYQALASGALDGTEWIGPWADQSAGFQEITQIYYTAGFHEPGAGLSVTTNLDVFNSLSPAHQKVIEIAAAEAHQWSLSQFLSNNGSALQQLISGGVQVREFPDSVWDAFGTASAEVLDENMSDPLFARTRESMMSSMMASSSWLTASEGTYRAQRDRVLG from the coding sequence ATGGACCGTCGTTCTTTCTTGAGAACGTCTGCGCTTGGTGGCGCGGCTGCAGCATCCACAACGTTGGCAGCACCGGCTTATGCTCAGGGCAACCGGACACTGACAATGGTCACAACCTGGGGCCGCGGCCTTGCCGGGGTGCATGATGCCGCCCAGCATATCGCGGATTCGATCACCGCGATGACCGATGGCCAGCTGACCATTGATCTGAAAGCCGCCGGGGAGCTTGTGGGCGCGTTCGAAGTGTTCGACGCCGTGACCTCGGGTCAGGCTGACATGTATCACGGTGCCGACTATTACTGGGTCAACCAGCATCCGGCCTATGCGTTCTACACGGCGGTGCCGTTCGGCATGACCGCGCAGGAACTGGCCAACTGGTACTACCATATGGGTGGTCATGAGCTGCATAATGAGCTGAACGAGATTTTCGGTCTCAAAGGCTTCCTTGGCGGCAATACAGGCGCCCAGGCGGGTGGCTGGTTCCGCTCGGAAATCAACAGTCCGGAAGATTTCCAGGGCCTGCGTTTCCGTATGCCGGGCCTGGGTGGTCAGGCATTGGGTCGTCTTGGTGCCTCGGTGCAGAACCTGCCCGGCGGTGAGGTTTATCAGGCGCTGGCCTCCGGCGCGCTGGACGGCACCGAATGGATCGGCCCCTGGGCGGACCAGTCGGCGGGCTTCCAGGAAATCACCCAGATCTATTACACCGCCGGTTTCCATGAGCCGGGTGCGGGCCTGTCGGTGACCACCAATCTGGACGTGTTCAACAGCCTCAGCCCGGCCCATCAGAAGGTGATCGAGATTGCGGCGGCCGAAGCGCATCAGTGGAGCCTGTCGCAATTCCTGTCGAATAACGGCTCGGCCCTGCAACAGCTGATTTCCGGTGGTGTTCAGGTCCGCGAATTCCCCGACAGTGTCTGGGATGCGTTCGGCACGGCCTCGGCCGAGGTGCTGGATGAGAATATGAGCGATCCGCTTTTCGCGCGCACCCGTGAAAGCATGATGTCGTCGATGATGGCCTCATCATCCTGGCTGACTGCGTCAGAAGGCACCTATCGCGCGCAACGCGACCGCGTTCTGGGCTGA
- a CDS encoding multidrug effflux MFS transporter, with product MPDAETDITMPPKIRTPPRVLTLICLTGVATLSLNMFLPSLVNIAETFEAGYRLVSLSVAGYLAVTAVLQMLIGPLSDRYGRRPVLLAALALFSVASLGCLLAQNIWVFLAFRLLQGAIIAGSALARVVVRDMMPPAQAVSMLGYIAMAMAVAPMLGPMVGGVLDDLFGWRASFLAFTLIGVALLTLTWVDLGETNKSPSDTFGHQMKAYPTLLRSRVFWGHSGCIAFSTGAFFAFIAGVPLVASLLFDMSAGRLGLYMGSITAGFFLGSFCAARLAQRVAMPVMMLAGRIIACSGLVAGLVLLAAGIVHELTLFGATIFVGVGNGITMPSSNVGVMSVRADLAGTASGLSGALTVAVGAGLTWAAGVVVTETTGAMALLGLMLAVSFLGMLSAAWVAYLVKDPAWQRGAGDG from the coding sequence ATGCCTGACGCCGAAACGGATATCACCATGCCCCCGAAGATACGCACGCCGCCCAGGGTTCTGACGCTGATCTGCCTGACAGGTGTGGCGACGCTGTCGCTTAACATGTTCCTGCCCTCGCTGGTGAATATCGCAGAGACGTTTGAGGCAGGCTACAGGCTCGTCAGCCTGTCGGTCGCGGGGTATCTGGCGGTGACGGCGGTTTTGCAGATGCTGATCGGGCCGTTATCGGACCGCTATGGGCGCAGGCCGGTCCTGCTGGCCGCCTTGGCATTGTTTTCAGTGGCCTCTCTGGGCTGTCTGCTGGCGCAGAATATCTGGGTGTTTCTGGCGTTCCGGTTGTTGCAGGGGGCGATCATTGCCGGGTCTGCGCTGGCGCGGGTGGTGGTGCGCGACATGATGCCGCCCGCGCAGGCGGTCAGCATGCTGGGCTATATCGCCATGGCAATGGCCGTGGCCCCGATGCTGGGCCCGATGGTGGGCGGGGTGCTGGATGATCTGTTTGGCTGGCGTGCCAGTTTTCTGGCCTTCACCCTGATCGGGGTCGCGCTTCTGACATTGACATGGGTCGATCTGGGAGAGACCAACAAGAGCCCGTCGGACACCTTCGGGCATCAGATGAAAGCGTATCCGACCCTGCTGCGGTCCAGGGTCTTTTGGGGCCATTCCGGGTGCATAGCGTTTTCCACCGGGGCGTTTTTCGCCTTCATTGCCGGGGTGCCCTTGGTGGCAAGCCTTCTGTTTGACATGTCTGCGGGCAGACTTGGCCTTTACATGGGCTCAATCACTGCGGGGTTCTTTCTGGGCAGTTTCTGCGCCGCCCGTCTGGCACAGCGGGTTGCGATGCCCGTCATGATGCTGGCTGGCCGGATCATTGCCTGTTCCGGTCTGGTTGCGGGGCTTGTGCTGCTTGCGGCGGGAATTGTGCATGAACTGACGCTGTTCGGCGCGACGATTTTTGTCGGGGTCGGGAACGGCATCACGATGCCAAGCAGCAATGTGGGGGTGATGTCGGTCCGCGCTGATCTGGCGGGGACGGCCTCGGGCCTGTCCGGCGCGCTGACTGTTGCGGTCGGTGCCGGTCTGACATGGGCTGCGGGTGTTGTTGTCACCGAAACCACCGGGGCCATGGCATTGCTGGGGCTGATGCTTGCGGTCTCTTTCCTCGGTATGCTCAGCGCGGCATGGGTCGCATATCTTGTGAAAGACCCGGCCTGGCAGAGGGGCGCAGGTGACGGCTGA
- a CDS encoding acetolactate synthase 3 large subunit: MTRQMTGAKMVIEALKDQGVDTVFGYPGGAVLPIYDEVFQQNEIRHILVRHEQGAVHAAEGYARSTGKPGVVLVTSGPGATNAVTGLTDALMDSIPIIVLTGQVPTFMIGSDAFQEADTVGITRPCTKMNWLVKETDRLAGTIHEAFHIAMAGRPGPVLVDIPKDVQFATGEYTEKQNVKISHYQPRVKGDTEMITDLVKAMETAERPVFYTGGGVINSGPQASALLRQLVEATGFPITSTLMGLGSYPASGKSWLGMLGMHGLYEANLAMHGCDLMINIGARFDDRITGRIADFSPGSRKAHVDIDPSSINKVIHTDFPIIGDVAHVLEDMLRIWKTRGSKTKSEALARWWDQIDTWRQTRCLDFKTSEKTIKPQHALQRLEALTKDHDRYICTEVGQHQMWAAQYLNFEDPNRWMTSGGLGTMGYGFPSSVGVQVAHPDALVINVAGEASWLMNMQEMGTAVQYRLPVKQFILNNERLGMVRQWQELLHGERYSESWSEALPDFVKLAEAFGAKGILCSDPADLDDAIMEMLAYDGPVIFDCLVEKHENCFPMIPSGKAHNEMLLGEAETQGVIGADGGVLV; this comes from the coding sequence ATGACACGTCAGATGACCGGCGCAAAAATGGTGATTGAAGCTCTGAAAGATCAGGGCGTCGATACGGTATTCGGCTATCCCGGCGGTGCGGTCCTTCCGATTTATGACGAGGTGTTCCAGCAAAACGAGATCCGCCATATTCTGGTGCGCCATGAACAGGGCGCGGTGCATGCGGCCGAAGGCTATGCACGTTCCACCGGCAAACCCGGTGTGGTTCTGGTGACCTCGGGGCCCGGCGCCACCAATGCGGTCACCGGGCTGACCGATGCGCTGATGGATTCGATCCCGATCATCGTTCTGACCGGCCAGGTGCCCACCTTCATGATCGGCTCTGACGCGTTTCAGGAGGCTGATACGGTCGGCATCACCCGCCCCTGCACCAAGATGAACTGGCTGGTGAAGGAAACCGACCGGCTGGCCGGGACCATCCATGAGGCATTCCATATCGCCATGGCCGGGCGCCCCGGCCCGGTTCTGGTCGACATCCCCAAGGATGTGCAGTTCGCAACCGGCGAATACACCGAAAAACAGAATGTGAAGATCAGCCATTACCAGCCCCGCGTCAAAGGCGATACGGAAATGATAACCGATCTGGTCAAGGCGATGGAAACCGCCGAGCGCCCGGTTTTCTATACCGGCGGTGGGGTGATCAATTCCGGCCCCCAGGCCAGCGCGCTGCTGCGCCAGCTGGTCGAGGCCACGGGGTTTCCCATCACCTCGACCCTGATGGGTCTGGGCAGCTATCCGGCCTCGGGCAAGAGCTGGCTGGGGATGCTGGGCATGCACGGGCTTTACGAGGCCAATCTGGCGATGCATGGCTGCGATCTGATGATCAATATCGGCGCACGGTTCGATGACCGGATCACCGGGCGGATCGCCGATTTCAGCCCCGGCTCGCGCAAGGCGCATGTGGATATCGACCCGTCTTCGATCAACAAGGTGATCCATACGGATTTCCCGATCATCGGCGATGTGGCCCATGTGCTGGAAGACATGCTCCGCATCTGGAAGACGCGCGGAAGCAAAACCAAATCCGAGGCGCTGGCCAGATGGTGGGATCAGATCGACACCTGGCGCCAGACCCGCTGTCTGGATTTCAAAACCTCCGAGAAAACCATTAAACCGCAACATGCGCTGCAACGGCTGGAAGCCCTGACCAAGGACCATGACCGCTATATCTGCACCGAGGTCGGTCAGCATCAGATGTGGGCAGCGCAATACCTGAATTTCGAGGACCCGAACCGCTGGATGACCTCGGGCGGTCTGGGCACGATGGGCTACGGCTTCCCGTCCTCGGTCGGCGTGCAGGTCGCCCATCCCGATGCGCTGGTGATCAACGTGGCGGGGGAAGCCTCCTGGCTGATGAACATGCAGGAAATGGGCACCGCGGTGCAGTACCGCCTGCCGGTCAAACAGTTCATCCTGAACAATGAACGGCTTGGCATGGTTCGCCAGTGGCAGGAATTGCTGCATGGGGAACGGTATTCGGAAAGCTGGTCCGAGGCGCTGCCCGATTTCGTGAAACTGGCCGAGGCTTTCGGGGCCAAGGGCATCCTGTGTTCCGATCCCGCCGATCTGGATGACGCGATCATGGAGATGCTGGCCTATGACGGCCCGGTGATTTTTGACTGCCTGGTGGAGAAACACGAAAACTGCTTCCCGATGATCCCCTCGGGCAAGGCCCATAACGAGATGTTGCTGGGCGAGGCGGAAACCCAGGGCGTTATCGGCGCAGATGGCGGGGTGCTGGTATGA
- the ilvN gene encoding acetolactate synthase small subunit, with protein MPPLKIKKGSTSHSAYDLRSHLSDVIESHTLAILVENEPGVLARVIGLFSGRGYNIDSLTVAEVDHTGHRSRITIVTSGTPQVIQQIKAQLERMVPVHEVSDLSAEGAFVSRELSLIKVISKGEARVEALRIAEIFRANVVDSTLESFVFEITGTPDKIDAFCELMRPLGDVRLARTGVAAIARGT; from the coding sequence ATGCCCCCGCTCAAAATCAAAAAAGGCTCCACCAGCCATTCCGCCTATGACCTCCGCAGCCATCTGTCGGATGTGATCGAAAGCCATACGCTTGCAATCCTGGTGGAAAACGAACCGGGCGTGCTGGCCCGCGTGATCGGGCTGTTCTCGGGCCGGGGCTATAATATCGACAGCCTGACCGTGGCCGAAGTCGACCATACCGGCCACCGCTCGCGCATCACCATCGTGACCAGCGGCACGCCGCAGGTGATCCAGCAGATCAAGGCCCAACTGGAACGGATGGTGCCGGTGCATGAGGTGTCGGACCTCTCCGCCGAAGGGGCGTTTGTCAGCCGCGAATTGTCGCTGATCAAGGTCATCAGCAAGGGCGAGGCCCGGGTCGAGGCGCTGCGCATCGCGGAGATTTTCCGCGCCAATGTGGTGGATTCCACTCTGGAAAGCTTCGTGTTCGAGATCACCGGCACACCTGACAAGATCGACGCGTTTTGCGAGTTGATGCGCCCGCTTGGCGATGTGCGCCTGGCCCGGACCGGCGTGGCGGCCATCGCCCGGGGCACATAA
- a CDS encoding RidA family protein gives MAKSFDPPHVWSPFGAFSQSVISGDGKTVYLKGQVSLGPDGQIIGDGDMAAQVAQVLRNISDILGAVGGQMSDIVSLQQFTTDIQAFMGCGEVRTRFFEAPYPVTTTLEVSSLYDPRLLVEITGIAEIPLNRFIMPETAQEKHQ, from the coding sequence ATGGCAAAGAGCTTCGATCCACCACATGTCTGGAGCCCTTTCGGGGCCTTTTCTCAGTCTGTCATCTCAGGTGACGGGAAAACAGTTTATCTCAAAGGACAGGTCTCGCTCGGGCCGGACGGTCAGATCATCGGCGACGGTGATATGGCGGCTCAAGTGGCGCAAGTTCTGCGAAATATCTCCGACATCCTTGGCGCGGTGGGCGGACAGATGAGCGACATCGTATCGCTTCAACAATTCACCACAGATATTCAGGCCTTCATGGGGTGTGGCGAGGTGCGGACACGCTTTTTCGAAGCGCCATATCCGGTGACGACCACTTTGGAAGTTTCGTCACTGTACGATCCAAGGCTGCTTGTCGAGATCACCGGTATTGCAGAGATCCCATTGAACCGCTTCATCATGCCTGAAACGGCTCAGGAAAAGCATCAATAG
- a CDS encoding aromatic ring-hydroxylating oxygenase subunit alpha: protein MRITGLEDVQAPIERAHGLPNAHYTDPATIAEENHAVLASTWAGLATGADIPEAGDAVPIRFLGQPLLLLRDDAGQVRVFQNICRHRGMILVAEPRRIEGAIRCPYHSWCYAKTGRLVATPHVGGPGQNSHDGIDRATLGLIEVRSHIWRDVVFVNLSGDAPEFADMHADVMARWTEFEQPLYHGGTGSRFTLDVATNWKLAVENYCESYHLPWVHPGLNSYSRLEDHYHIEAPGQYSGQGSYVYRQLRDEAGRTFPDFDGLSEHWETGAEYISLFPNVLFGVHRDHAYSIILEPVSAMQTREHVNIYYAAPDTDPALRDRNAAQWREVFEEDIFVVEGMQQGRAAPGFDGGRFSPVMDGPTHLFHAWVAGRVAAGRE from the coding sequence ATGCGCATAACCGGCTTGGAAGATGTTCAGGCCCCGATCGAGAGGGCCCATGGCCTGCCCAATGCCCATTACACCGATCCCGCAACCATTGCCGAGGAAAACCACGCGGTGCTTGCCTCGACCTGGGCCGGGCTTGCCACCGGGGCCGACATACCCGAAGCGGGCGACGCGGTGCCGATCCGCTTTCTGGGCCAGCCATTGTTGCTTTTGCGGGACGATGCCGGTCAGGTCCGGGTGTTTCAGAATATCTGCCGCCACCGGGGCATGATCCTGGTGGCCGAGCCGCGCAGGATCGAGGGCGCGATCCGCTGCCCCTATCATTCCTGGTGCTACGCCAAAACAGGCCGTCTGGTGGCCACCCCCCATGTGGGTGGTCCCGGGCAGAACAGCCATGACGGGATCGACCGGGCCACGCTTGGGCTGATCGAGGTCCGCAGCCATATCTGGCGCGATGTGGTGTTTGTGAACCTGTCCGGCGACGCCCCGGAATTTGCCGATATGCACGCAGATGTCATGGCCCGATGGACCGAATTCGAACAACCGCTCTATCATGGGGGCACGGGCAGCCGGTTCACTCTGGATGTGGCGACGAACTGGAAGCTGGCGGTCGAGAATTACTGTGAAAGCTATCATCTGCCCTGGGTGCATCCGGGCCTGAACAGCTATTCCCGGCTGGAAGATCACTACCATATCGAAGCGCCGGGCCAGTATTCCGGTCAGGGCAGCTATGTCTATCGCCAGCTGCGCGACGAGGCCGGCAGGACATTCCCCGATTTCGACGGGCTGTCAGAACATTGGGAGACCGGCGCGGAATATATCTCACTCTTTCCCAATGTGCTGTTCGGGGTGCATCGCGACCATGCCTATTCGATCATTCTGGAGCCGGTCAGTGCGATGCAGACCCGCGAACATGTGAATATCTACTACGCCGCACCCGATACCGACCCGGCCCTGCGCGACCGCAATGCCGCCCAATGGCGCGAGGTGTTCGAGGAAGACATCTTCGTTGTCGAGGGCATGCAGCAGGGCCGCGCCGCCCCGGGCTTCGATGGCGGGCGGTTCTCACCGGTGATGGACGGGCCGACACATCTGTTTCACGCCTGGGTTGCAGGCCGCGTGGCCGCCGGGCGGGAATGA
- a CDS encoding lytic transglycosylase domain-containing protein has product MGETGGLRQRVALVAGMACLCASPGLADNLDRFNSATRLLDSRASTQYAASVRLTPNYSEGAAVASGIVPSWTGSYRGPYLDMARTAARRHGIPEDLFLRLVSQESNWNPNAISHAGAIGLAQLMPGTARLLGVNPRDPSQNLDGGARYLAQQYRTFGSWRLALAAYNAGPEAVTRHNGVPPFRETRNYVRIILGAG; this is encoded by the coding sequence ATGGGCGAAACGGGAGGTCTGCGGCAGCGCGTGGCGCTGGTGGCCGGAATGGCCTGTCTGTGTGCCTCGCCGGGGCTTGCAGATAATCTGGACCGGTTCAATTCCGCCACCCGGCTTTTGGACAGTCGCGCCTCGACCCAATATGCCGCATCGGTGCGTCTGACCCCCAATTACAGCGAAGGCGCTGCGGTGGCTTCGGGCATCGTGCCAAGCTGGACCGGCAGCTATCGCGGCCCCTATCTGGATATGGCCCGCACCGCCGCCCGCCGCCATGGCATCCCCGAGGATCTGTTCCTGCGGCTGGTCAGCCAGGAAAGCAACTGGAACCCCAATGCCATCAGTCATGCAGGCGCCATCGGTCTGGCGCAATTGATGCCGGGCACGGCGCGCCTGCTGGGTGTGAACCCGCGCGATCCGTCACAGAACCTTGATGGCGGCGCGCGCTATCTGGCCCAGCAATACCGCACCTTCGGGTCCTGGCGTCTGGCACTTGCAGCCTATAATGCGGGGCCCGAGGCGGTGACCCGCCATAATGGTGTGCCGCCCTTCCGCGAAACCCGGAACTATGTGCGGATCATTCTGGGCGCGGGCTGA
- a CDS encoding single-stranded DNA-binding protein, producing MAGSVNKVILIGNLGADPEVRSFQNGGKVCNLRIATSETWKDRNTGERREKTEWHSVAIFSEGLVRVAEQYLRKGSKVYIEGQLQTRKWQDQSGADRYSTEVVLQGFGSTLTMLDSRNEGGGGGGYGGGGGGGYGNDDRGGAPGGGGDRGAPAGGMGGGDMDDEIPF from the coding sequence ATGGCCGGTTCCGTCAACAAGGTGATCCTGATTGGTAATCTGGGGGCAGACCCGGAGGTGCGCTCGTTTCAGAATGGTGGCAAGGTCTGCAACCTGCGCATTGCCACCTCGGAAACCTGGAAAGACCGCAATACCGGCGAACGGCGCGAGAAAACCGAATGGCATTCGGTGGCGATTTTCAGCGAAGGTCTGGTGCGCGTGGCCGAGCAATATCTGCGCAAGGGCTCCAAAGTCTATATCGAGGGCCAGTTGCAGACCCGCAAATGGCAGGATCAATCCGGCGCCGACCGCTATTCGACCGAAGTTGTGTTGCAGGGCTTTGGCAGCACCCTGACCATGCTGGACAGCCGCAATGAAGGCGGTGGCGGTGGCGGATATGGCGGCGGTGGTGGGGGTGGCTATGGCAATGATGACCGTGGCGGCGCGCCGGGTGGCGGCGGTGACCGTGGCGCGCCTGCGGGTGGCATGGGCGGCGGTGATATGGATGACGAGATCCCGTTCTGA